In Haliaeetus albicilla chromosome 2, bHalAlb1.1, whole genome shotgun sequence, a single genomic region encodes these proteins:
- the LOC138684491 gene encoding death domain-containing membrane protein NRADD-like, whose translation MRRGRAVLPVLPVLLLLCPVPGRGGGCGSGRTTAAGGCCTPCPPGFGVTEPCGHTDTRCQPCTHNRTFSAVSSAVEPCQPCTPCPLLPARPCTPARDTLCTHEDLERMGGEPVTGNPSPITPEFVPPPPEATGKDIIPVYCSLLAAVVVGLLAYVAFKCWHTCRQKQQLAKARAGDLGTSPEGEKLHSDSGVFLDTHSLQEPHQPGKAPRPEGHPFSTVPVQRQEELERLLESGGPGGDWRSLATRLGFSPDAIGTFGRGRAPARTLLSAWAGAEGATLETLCQALVAIGRQDAARRLAGPGDATSAV comes from the exons ATGCGGCGGGGCCGCGCGGTGCTGCCGGTGCTgccggtgctgctgctgctctgcccg GTgcccgggcggggcggggggtgcgGGAGCGGGCGGACGACGGCGGCGGGGGGGTGctgcaccccctgcccccccggaTTCGGCGTCACCGAACCCTGCGGCCACACCGACAcccgctgccagccctgcacccaCA accGGACCTTCTCGGCGGTGAGCAGCGCGGTggagccctgccagccctgcaccccctgCCCGCTCCTGCCTGCCCGGCCCTGCACCCCCGCCCGCGACACCCTCTGCACCC ACGAGGACCTGGAGCGCATGGGCGGCGAGCCGGTGACGGGGAACCCCTCGCCCATCACCCCCGAGTTCGTGCCACCACCGCCCGAGGCCACCGGCAAGGACATCATCCCCGTCTACTGCTCCCTCCTGGCCGCCGTGGTGGTGGGACTCCTCGCCTACGTGGCCTTCAAGTG CTGGCACACGtgcaggcagaagcagcagctggccAAGGCGCGGGCAGGGGACTTGGGGACGTCACCCGAGGGGGAGAAGCTGCACAGTGACAGCGGGGTCTTCCTCGACACCCACAGCCTGCAGGAGCCCCACCAGCCCGGCAAGG CCCCCCGTCCCGAAGGGCACCCATTCAGCACGGTACCAGTGCAGCGGCAAGAGGAGCTGGAGCGGCTGCTGGAGAgcgggggtcccgggggggacTGGCGCAGTTTGGCCACCCGCCTGGGTTTCAGCCCCGACGCCATCGGCACCTTCGGCCGGGGCCGAGCACCCGCTCGCACCCTGCTCAGCGCCTGGGCCGGCGCCGAGGGGGCCACGTTGGAGACCCTCTGCCAGGCTCTGGTGGCCATCGGACGGCAGGATGCGGCCCGGCGCTTGGCGGGACCGGGGGACGCCACGTCTGCCGTGTGA